Proteins found in one Zonotrichia leucophrys gambelii isolate GWCS_2022_RI chromosome 28, RI_Zleu_2.0, whole genome shotgun sequence genomic segment:
- the LOC135458731 gene encoding kelch-like protein 24, translating to MEPAQEPQELGPQTEMIADTILEVGERLFQVSRRVLSVHSRYFEAMFFGGARESSEQHIVIKGIDAVPFQALLEFTRTAQVLIGQENVTSLLETADFFQFDRVKLLCEKFLERELHVSNCLGLMTYSQQFAFTELYVSAMNVALTHWGDVICQEEFKALPKEMLVQLLKSDDLFISREDVVFDSIMIWIMEDPATREEEFLDLVGEVRVAFLSLSFLDILVKRSKRAGETDIFSRLIKKLDSCPPPSWQNPKLCPYAGRSYDTLYVLGGKHDKEQQELFLFQPKTGTWQACSPLQRKNLTQYAVAAVGSFLFVTGGYFRDEFVWYSVDWVLIYNCLDNCWLEGPAMKKSRNSHCAVGVGLHLYVLGGSTDEGIIPAVERMALMESEWESMSPMAQPVERGDATSVGTRIYVVCGLDENGHVYDGVQRLNTETDSWDVISFSPLPRYDLCITSLNGALYTVGGEAFRFDVETDEWTQVNEECLTQKFFMGCSTVNGQIYLLGQRKGNSTLPIAVLFDPYTDVCQVIDNKLPCPVPIHGCVSVRRFDTWV from the exons ATGGAGCCTGCACAagagccacaggagctgggaccTCAGACAGAAATGATTGCAGACACAATTCTTGAGGTTGGAGAGAGACTCTTCCAGGTCAGCCGTAGGGTGCTTTCAGTACACAGTCGATATTTTGAAGCAATGTTTTTTGGAGGAGCAAGAGAGAGCTCTGAACAGCACATAGTGATCAAAGGGATCGATGCAGTGCCATTTCAGGCACTACTTGAGTTCACTCGCACGGCCCAAGTGCTCATAGGTCAAGAAAATGTGACCAGCTTACTGGaaacagctgatttttttcagtttgacaGGGTGAAACTGTTGTGTGAGAAATTTCTGGAGAGAGAACTGCATGTTTCAAACTGCCTGGGCTTGATGACCTACTCACAGCAATTTGCCTTTACAGAGTTATATGTGTCTGCTATGAATGTGGCTCTCACTCACTGGGGGGATGTGATATGCCAGGAAGAATTTAAGGCATTACCCAAGGAAATGCTGGTGCAGCTCCTGAAGAGTGATGACCTCTTCATTTCAAGAGAGGATGTGGTTTTTGACAGTATTATGATTTGGATAATGGAGGACCCAGCAACAAGAGAGGAAGAATTTCTGGATTTGGTGGGCGAAGTCAGGGTCGCTTTTCTGAGTTTGTCCTTCCTCGATATCTTGGTGAAACGCAGCAAGCGTGCTGGAGAGACAGATATCTTTTCCAGACTAATAAAGAAGTTAGACAGCTGTCCCCCACCCAGCTGGCAAAATCCGAAACTGTGTCCTTATGCTGGCCGGAGCTATGACACCTTATATGTCCTGGGAGGAAAGCATGACAAGGAACAGCAAGAATTATttctcttccaacctaaaacAGGGACCTGGCAGGCTTGTTCTCCCCTGCAGCGCAAGAACCTCACCCAGTATGCAGTGGCAGCAGTAG GGAGCTTCCTTTTTGTGACAGGAGGATATTTCCGGGATGAATTTGTGTGGTACAGTGTGGATTGGGTGCTCATCTACAACTGCTTGGACAATTGCTGGCTGGAAGGGCCAGCCATGAAGAAGTCCCGCAACAGCCACTGTGCAGTAGGAGTAGGGCTCCACTTGTACGTGCTCGGAGGGAGCACGGATGAAGGGATAATCCCAGCAGTGGAGCGCATGGCTCTGATGGAGTCAGAGTGGGAAAGCATGAGTCCTATGGCTCAGCCTGTGGAGAGAGGCGATGCCACCAGTGTGGGAACCAGGATCTATGTGGTCTGTGGCCTGGATGAGAATGGACACGTGTATGACGGAGTGCAAAGGCTGAACACAGAGACAGACAGCTGGGATGTCATCTCGTTCTCCCCTCTTCCAAG GTATGACCTCTGCATCACATCCCTGAATGGGGCTCTGTACACTGTAGGAGGGGAAGCTTTTCGATTTGATGTGGAGACAGATGAATGGACCCAGGTGAATGAGGAATGCTTGACCCAGAAGTTCTTCATGGGATGCAGCACCGTGAATGGACAAATTTATCTTCTTGGACAGAGGAAGGGAAACAGCACCCTCCCCATTGCAGTCCTCTTTGATCCCTACACTGATGTGTGCCAGGTCATAGATAACAAACTCCCTTGCCCCGTTCCTATTCATGGCTGTGTCTCTGTGCGAAGATTTGATACATGGGTGTAA